GCCGCGCAGCGGGCAGGTCTCGCAGGGCTCTCCCATGAGCGTGAACGCGTACTGGACGCCCTTGCGCGTGCTGGTGTGGCGGATCGGCTGCTCGCGGAAGATGTTGGCCTGGCCCAGGCGCTCGGCGATGCCGGTGCGCTCCAGCGCCTCGGCCAGATCGTCGCGCACGCCGACCAGGATCACCTGCACGCCGCGGGCCTTCATCCGCTCCAGGTGCTCGTCGAGAACGCTCATGCAGACGGCGTCCGGGCTTCGCACCCGCTTGACGCGCAACACGACGGCGCGCGTGCGTTCGCGGATGCGCGACTCGATCGTCTCCAGGTGCTGCTCCAACTCGGGCGCCGATCCGAAGAACATCTCGCCTTCGAGGCCGAAGACCATGATGCGGTCGCATACGAGCTCGTCGTGCAGACGCTCCTGGATCACGCGGTCGGGCGTGACGATGAACTCGGTCATGTGCATGCGCGCCGCGCGCGGCACCACCAGCAGGAACGACATGAAGACGCCGATCAGCACGCAGAACTCGATGCTGACGGCGACCGCCGAGACGGCCGTCACGGCCACGATGATGGTGTCGAAGCGGGAGGCGCGCACGTGGTAGCGCAGCGCATTCCAGTCCACCATCTTCCAGGCCGAGACGATGAGGATGCCGGCCATCGCCGAGCGGGGGATGAAGCGCGCATAGGGCGCGAACGCCAGCATGATCGCGGCCACCGCCGCCGCCGAGATCACACCGGACCATTGCGTGACGCCGCCGGCCTGCTGGTTGATCGCCGAGCGCGTCAACGAGCCGGAGCCGGGAAAGCATTGGAAGAACGAGCCGACGGCGTTGGCAACGCCTTCCGACAGGCACTGCTGGTTCATGTCCAGCTTTTGCCGCGTCTGCGCCGCGATCGCCTTGGCCATCGACACGGCCTCGAGAAGGCCCAGCGTCGCGATCGCCAGCGCGCTCGTGGTCAGCGATTGCAGATGCGGGCTGTCCAGGGAGGGCATGGCGAAGTGCGGCAGATCGCGCGGGATCTCGCCGACCAACGCAACGCCCTGCTGGTCGAGCTTCATCCACGCCGCGGCCGCCGCCGTCAGCACGACGGTGGCCAGCAGGTCGGGAAACAGCCGCAGGCCCAGGCGCGCCTTCAGCGAGCGCAGCGTCAGCACCGAGGCGATGGCCGCCACTCCGATCGCCAGCGTCGGCACGTGCACCGGCCCGCCGTGCGCCAGCGTCTCCCACAGCCGCACCAGGAACGCGGAGTGCACCTCGCCGGCGGCCTGCAGCCCGAGCAGGTTCTTGAGCTGGTCGAGCACCAGCAGCGTGCCGGCGCCGAGCGTGAAGCCGACGATGACGGAGTGGGAGATGTAGCGCGTCAGGTCGCCCAGCTGCAGGAGCGTGATGCCGATCTGAATCGTCCCCACCAGCAGCGACATCAGGATCGCGGCCGCCAGCCGCTCCTGCGGCGGCACCAGCGCCAGCGCGCTCAGCAGCGCGATCGAAATGGCATTCGTCGGCCCGTTGATCAGCTGGCGGGAAGAGTCCAGCACCGCGCCGACCGCCGTCATCACGATGGCGGTGTAGAGCCCGTACTGCGGCGGCAGCCCGGCGACGATCGCGTACGCCATCGCCTGCGGCACGGCCACGGTGGCCACGGTGATGCCCGCGATGACGTCGGCGCGCAGCTCGGCAAGGCCGTAACTGCGCAGGGAGTCCAGGGCAGGGATCCGCCGCAGGAGCAGACTGGTCGAAGGACTGGCCATGGCCACACGGATGGGTGAGCATGCTGCCTACCATAGCGCCGGCGTGCGGCGAAGCGGCGGTCGCAGAGCTGACACGCCAACGTGCACTTCCTCGGATACCTCGACAGGTCATCGGCGTGAGCTTCGCCTTCCCGCATCCGACATGGCCGCTGGCGTCCATTCCTGCCGTGCTCGTGCAGTTCTGGGAGGACGTCAGCGAGATCGAGGACCGCGCCTGGACGTGCGCGAGGGGAAACGCACGCGCGAAAATGATAGCTAGTACGGGATCATCCCACGCCGGCCCGGCCGCGGGAACCAAGGGAGCGGATGGCGACCAGACGTAGCAGACAGCAACTGCAGTTCAGCGGCTTCGAGATGACGATGCTGGCGGTGAGCTTCGTCGTCACGGCGGTTTGTGTCTTTTTCCTCGGCTTCTACGTGGGCAAGAAGAACGCCGCGCTGCATGCCCCGCAGGAGGATCGAGTCGCCCGCATCCCGGTGGACGACTTCTCCAAGTATGCACGTCCGGCCGTGCCCGCCGGGGCGTCGGTGGAGGCCGCCGGCGCGGACAAGACCTCGCAGGCCAAGGCGGATGACGAGGCCGATGCCAAGGCAGTCGCCGTCGCCAAGGCCGAGGTCGCCGCACCTGACGATGCGAAGGCCGAGCGCAAGGTGCGCAAGGGCCAGGAGGCGGAGACGCCGATGGCCGATGATGCCGCCGACGACCAGGAGCCGGCGGTGCCAGCCAAGGCACGCAAGAAGGCCGATGCGGCCGTCGAGGAGCCCGCCGAAGAGGCGCGCGACGACGCCGAAGAGGATGCCGAGGACGGTCAGGCGCGCGCGCCGGGCTACACGGTGCAGGTGCTGGCGACCCGCAAGGAGGCGGACGCCGAAGCGCTCATCAAGAAGCTCAAGGCTCGCGGGTATGAAGCCTACGTCAAGCGCGTCAGCGACGGCCAGACCTCCTGGTATCGGGTGCGCGTCGGGCGCTACGGCGGCTTCGGCGACGCGCGCGCCATGGCCGATCGCTGCCGGCGCGAGCTCGGCCTGGAGCAGGCCTTCGTCAGCACCGAATGAAGCAGGCCGAGCTCTTTTCGGTCCCGCCCGCGCTTCCGTCCGGCTTCCACTACCAGGCCGACTTCCTCAGCCACGCCGAGGAGGAACGGCTGCTGGCGACGCTGGCCACGCTCCCGTTTCGCGAGGCGCAGTACAAGCAGTTCACGGCCAGGCGCCGCATCGTCAGCTTCGGCGGCAGCTACGACTTCAGCAGCAACGAGCTGATCCCGGCCGGGCCGGTACCGGAGTTCCTGCACCCGCTGCGCGAACGCATCGCCGAGTGGAGCGGCATTCCGGCGCAGGAGCTGACGCACGCGCTCATCGCCGAGTATCAGCCAGGCACGCAGCTCGGATGGCACCGCGACGTGCCCGACTTCGAGAAGATCACCGGAGTCTCCCTGGCCGGCGCGTGCCGCATGCGCCTTCGTCCGTATCCACCGGAGAAGGGGAGGCGGGACCTGACGATTCCGCTCGACCTGCCGCCGCGCTCCGCCTACGCGATGCGCGGCGTGGCGCGCTGGGGGTGGCAGCACGCGATCTCGCCGACCAAGGAGCTTCGCTACTCGATCACGTTCCGGACGCTGGCGGGCGAGAGGCAGCGCGTCGCTTGAGAGATCTGCTGCGCCGCGCCCACGCGCTGTCCCCGGCGGTCACGCGCTCGGCGTGCTGCGGCCACAGCAGGCGCGAGGCGCTGGAAGTGGATCGGCTCCTGGGCGAAAACCTCCCATGCCTGTGGTTCCCGACCTCGAGGGCTTCCGCCGCCTGGCCGCGCAGTCCAACACCATTCCGGTCTATCGCGAGGTAGCGGCCGACCTGGACACGCCGGTGTCGGCGTTCCTCAAGCTGCACCGCAGCGGGCAGGGCTTCCTGCTCGAGAGCGTCGAGGGCGGCGACCGCTGGGGACGCTACAGCGTCCTCGGCACCGATCCGCTCATGACGCTACGGGCGCGTGGCGGCGTCACGGTGGTGCACCGGCGCGGCGGCGGTCGGATGGAGATCGAGGCCGATCCGATCGAAGCGCTGCGCCGCGTGCTCGCGCCGTTCCACCAGGCGAAGGTCGAAGGGCTTTCGCGTTTTGCCGGCGGCTTCGTCGGCTACCTCAGCTACGACCTCGTGCGCACCATCGAGAAGCTGCCGGTTGCGACCGAGGACGATCTCGGC
This window of the Candidatus Limnocylindrales bacterium genome carries:
- a CDS encoding SulP family inorganic anion transporter, which encodes MASPSTSLLLRRIPALDSLRSYGLAELRADVIAGITVATVAVPQAMAYAIVAGLPPQYGLYTAIVMTAVGAVLDSSRQLINGPTNAISIALLSALALVPPQERLAAAILMSLLVGTIQIGITLLQLGDLTRYISHSVIVGFTLGAGTLLVLDQLKNLLGLQAAGEVHSAFLVRLWETLAHGGPVHVPTLAIGVAAIASVLTLRSLKARLGLRLFPDLLATVVLTAAAAAWMKLDQQGVALVGEIPRDLPHFAMPSLDSPHLQSLTTSALAIATLGLLEAVSMAKAIAAQTRQKLDMNQQCLSEGVANAVGSFFQCFPGSGSLTRSAINQQAGGVTQWSGVISAAAVAAIMLAFAPYARFIPRSAMAGILIVSAWKMVDWNALRYHVRASRFDTIIVAVTAVSAVAVSIEFCVLIGVFMSFLLVVPRAARMHMTEFIVTPDRVIQERLHDELVCDRIMVFGLEGEMFFGSAPELEQHLETIESRIRERTRAVVLRVKRVRSPDAVCMSVLDEHLERMKARGVQVILVGVRDDLAEALERTGIAERLGQANIFREQPIRHTSTRKGVQYAFTLMGEPCETCPLRGREVHRGVLYYEI
- a CDS encoding SPOR domain-containing protein — protein: MATRRSRQQLQFSGFEMTMLAVSFVVTAVCVFFLGFYVGKKNAALHAPQEDRVARIPVDDFSKYARPAVPAGASVEAAGADKTSQAKADDEADAKAVAVAKAEVAAPDDAKAERKVRKGQEAETPMADDAADDQEPAVPAKARKKADAAVEEPAEEARDDAEEDAEDGQARAPGYTVQVLATRKEADAEALIKKLKARGYEAYVKRVSDGQTSWYRVRVGRYGGFGDARAMADRCRRELGLEQAFVSTE
- a CDS encoding alpha-ketoglutarate-dependent dioxygenase AlkB — translated: MKQAELFSVPPALPSGFHYQADFLSHAEEERLLATLATLPFREAQYKQFTARRRIVSFGGSYDFSSNELIPAGPVPEFLHPLRERIAEWSGIPAQELTHALIAEYQPGTQLGWHRDVPDFEKITGVSLAGACRMRLRPYPPEKGRRDLTIPLDLPPRSAYAMRGVARWGWQHAISPTKELRYSITFRTLAGERQRVA